One genomic segment of Jaculus jaculus isolate mJacJac1 chromosome 2, mJacJac1.mat.Y.cur, whole genome shotgun sequence includes these proteins:
- the Ift22 gene encoding intraflagellar transport protein 22 homolog isoform X3, translating into MSPATTKAQGLSSRASAQDLPARGWEWGTVLPWYMFESCWPALMKDAHGVVIVFNADIPSHLKEIEMWYSCFVQQQLLQDSQCLLVAHHKPGSGGDRGSPALSPPLNKLKLVHSNLEEDPEEIRMEFIKYLKSIINSMSESRDREEMLIIT; encoded by the exons ATGTCACCAGCAACAACAAAGGCACAGGGT ctcagcagtagagcatcTGCCCAGGATTTGCCAGCGAGGGGCTGGGAGTGGGGCACGGTGCTGCCCTGGTACAT GTTCGAATCCTGCTGGCCGGCCCTGATGAAGGATGCTCACGGAGTGGTGATCGTCTTCAACGCTGACATCCCGAGCCACCTGAAAGAAATTGAGATGTGGTATTCCTGCTTCGTCCAGCAGCAGCTCCTGCAGGACAGCCAGTGCTTGCTGGTCGCTCACCACAAGCCAGGCTCTGGAGGTGACAGGGGCAGCCCCGCTCTGT CTCCACCCCTGAACAAGCTGAAGCTGGTGCACTCGAACCTTGAGGAGGACCCGGAAGAGATCCGCATGGAATTCATAAAGTATTTGAAAAGCATCATCAATTCTATGTCTGAGAGCAGAGACCGGGAGGAGATGCTAATTATCACCTAG
- the Ift22 gene encoding intraflagellar transport protein 22 homolog isoform X4 — translation MKDAHGVVIVFNADIPSHLKEIEMWYSCFVQQQLLQDSQCLLVAHHKPGSGGDRGSPALSPPLNKLKLVHSNLEEDPEEIRMEFIKYLKSIINSMSESRDREEMLIIT, via the exons ATGAAGGATGCTCACGGAGTGGTGATCGTCTTCAACGCTGACATCCCGAGCCACCTGAAAGAAATTGAGATGTGGTATTCCTGCTTCGTCCAGCAGCAGCTCCTGCAGGACAGCCAGTGCTTGCTGGTCGCTCACCACAAGCCAGGCTCTGGAGGTGACAGGGGCAGCCCCGCTCTGT CTCCACCCCTGAACAAGCTGAAGCTGGTGCACTCGAACCTTGAGGAGGACCCGGAAGAGATCCGCATGGAATTCATAAAGTATTTGAAAAGCATCATCAATTCTATGTCTGAGAGCAGAGACCGGGAGGAGATGCTAATTATCACCTAG
- the Ift22 gene encoding intraflagellar transport protein 22 homolog isoform X1: MLKAKILFVGPCESGKTVLANFLTESSDITEYNPTQGVRILEFENPHVTSNNKGTGCEFELWDCGGDSKFESCWPALMKDAHGVVIVFNADIPSHLKEIEMWYSCFVQQQLLQDSQCLLVAHHKPGSGGDRGSPALSPPLNKLKLVHSNLEEDPEEIRMEFIKYLKSIINSMSESRDREEMLIIT, from the exons ATGCTGAAGGCCAAGATCCTCTTCGTGGGGCCCTGCGAG AGTGGAAAAACAGTTTTGGCCAACTTTCTGACTGAATCTTCAGACATCACCGAATACAACCCCACACAAGGGGTGAG GATCCTGGAATTTGAGAACCCACATGTCACCAGCAACAACAAAGGCACAGGGTGTGAGTTCGAGCTCTGGGACTGTGGTGGAGACTCAAA GTTCGAATCCTGCTGGCCGGCCCTGATGAAGGATGCTCACGGAGTGGTGATCGTCTTCAACGCTGACATCCCGAGCCACCTGAAAGAAATTGAGATGTGGTATTCCTGCTTCGTCCAGCAGCAGCTCCTGCAGGACAGCCAGTGCTTGCTGGTCGCTCACCACAAGCCAGGCTCTGGAGGTGACAGGGGCAGCCCCGCTCTGT CTCCACCCCTGAACAAGCTGAAGCTGGTGCACTCGAACCTTGAGGAGGACCCGGAAGAGATCCGCATGGAATTCATAAAGTATTTGAAAAGCATCATCAATTCTATGTCTGAGAGCAGAGACCGGGAGGAGATGCTAATTATCACCTAG
- the Ift22 gene encoding intraflagellar transport protein 22 homolog isoform X2, which yields MLKAKILFVGPCESGKTVLANFLTESSDITEYNPTQGVRILEFENPHVTSNNKGTGCEFELWDCGGDSKFESCWPALMKDAHGVVIVFNADIPSHLKEIEMWYSCFVQQQLLQDSQCLLVAHHKPGSGAPPLNKLKLVHSNLEEDPEEIRMEFIKYLKSIINSMSESRDREEMLIIT from the exons ATGCTGAAGGCCAAGATCCTCTTCGTGGGGCCCTGCGAG AGTGGAAAAACAGTTTTGGCCAACTTTCTGACTGAATCTTCAGACATCACCGAATACAACCCCACACAAGGGGTGAG GATCCTGGAATTTGAGAACCCACATGTCACCAGCAACAACAAAGGCACAGGGTGTGAGTTCGAGCTCTGGGACTGTGGTGGAGACTCAAA GTTCGAATCCTGCTGGCCGGCCCTGATGAAGGATGCTCACGGAGTGGTGATCGTCTTCAACGCTGACATCCCGAGCCACCTGAAAGAAATTGAGATGTGGTATTCCTGCTTCGTCCAGCAGCAGCTCCTGCAGGACAGCCAGTGCTTGCTGGTCGCTCACCACAAGCCAGGCTCTGGAG CTCCACCCCTGAACAAGCTGAAGCTGGTGCACTCGAACCTTGAGGAGGACCCGGAAGAGATCCGCATGGAATTCATAAAGTATTTGAAAAGCATCATCAATTCTATGTCTGAGAGCAGAGACCGGGAGGAGATGCTAATTATCACCTAG